A region of Mugil cephalus isolate CIBA_MC_2020 chromosome 3, CIBA_Mcephalus_1.1, whole genome shotgun sequence DNA encodes the following proteins:
- the dbx1a gene encoding homeobox protein DBX1-A, with product MMIPSVIAPPALYPGLYRPAATLPLHHSLPSAFQTNSSFLVEDLLRISRPAAFINRTAPSVSASLPTATTTVCFSGAPAERALATTAVTRESCSPKTSLPSSKDPSFLKFGVSAILAPSPKTASSPPTIYNLHSKTIPFPCFDGTFHPIFRTPYLPASSSVVPIPGTFSWPLAARGKPRRGMLRRAVFSDVQRKALEKMFQKQKYISKPDRKKLASKLGLKDSQVKIWFQNRRMKWRNSKERELLSSGGCREQTLPTKANPHPDLSDVGKKSSAEDEEEEYEEEFGGNRMKAAESSISSPSLSSKHSDFSESDEEEITVS from the exons ATGATGATCCCAAGTGTCATCGCGCCTCCTGCCCTCTACCCGGGTCTGTACCGGCCCGCAGCGACCCTGCCGCTCCACCACAGCCTGCCGTCCGCCTTCCAGACCAACTCCAGCTTCCTTGTGGAGGACCTGCTCCGGATAAGCCGCCCCGCCGCCTTCATTAACCGGACTGCCCCGTCAGTGAGCGCCTCCCTGCCCACAGCTACCACCACTGTGTGTTTTAGCGGGGCGCCAGCGGAGCGCGCATTGGCCACGACCGCGGTGACGCGCGAATCGTGCTCGCCCAAAACGTCGCTGCCGAGCAGCAAGGACCCAAGTTTTCTCAAGTTCGGAGTGAGCGCCATCCTCGCACCTTCACCAAAGACTG CGTCCTCACCCCCCACAATATACAACCTGCACTCCAAGACCATCCCCTTCCCCTGCTTTGACGGAACCTTTCACCCCATATTCAGGACGCCTTATTTACCAG CATCTTCATCCGTTGTTCCTATCCCCGGGACGTTTTCATGGCCCCTGGCCGCCAGAGGGAAACCGCGGAGAGGGATGCTGAGGAGGGCTGTATTCTCCGACGTGCAGCGCAAAGCACTGGAGAAAATGTtccagaaacaaaaatacatcagCAAGCCCGATAGGAAGAAGCTGGCATCTAAACTGGGCCTCAAAGATTCACAg GTGAAAATCTGGTTTCAAAACCGGCGGATGAAGTGGAGGAACTCCAAGGAGCGAGAGCTGCTGTCGTCAGGCGGGTGCCGCGAGCAGACGCTGCCCACAAAAGCCAATCCGCACCCTGATCTCAGCGACGTGGGCAAGAAGTCCTCAGccgaggacgaagaggaggagtacGAGGAAGAGTTCGGAGGAAACAGAATGAAGGCAGCAGAGTCCAGtatctcctctccctctctctccagtAAGCACTCGGACTTCTCAGAGTCAGACGAAGAAGAAATAACAgtatcttaa